A portion of the Jaculus jaculus isolate mJacJac1 chromosome 5, mJacJac1.mat.Y.cur, whole genome shotgun sequence genome contains these proteins:
- the Gjb4 gene encoding gap junction beta-4 protein, producing MNWSFLQGVLSGVNKYSTALGRIWLSVVFIFRVLVYVVAAEEVWDDEQKDFICNTRQPGCPNVCYDEFFPVSHVRLWALQLILVTCPSLLVVMHVAYREERERKHQRKHGPNAPSLYNNPSKKRGGLWWTYLLSLIFKAAVDSGFLYIFHRLYQNYDMPRVVACSVAPCPHTVDCYISRPTEKKVFTYFMVATAVICILLNLSEVTYLVGKRCMEVFSPRRHRRKASRRHHLPDTCPPYVISHGGHPQDENSVLKKAGLAPVDAGVYP from the coding sequence ATGAACTGGTCGTTTCTTCAGGGTGTCCTGAGTGGCGTGAACAAGTACTCTACGGCCCTGGGCCGCATCTGGCTGTCGGTGGTGTTCATCTTCCGCGTGCTGGTGTACGTGGTGGCCGCCGAGGAGGTGTGGGACGACGAGCAGAAGGACTTCATCTGCAACACCCGGCAGCCGGGCTGCCCCAACGTGTGCTACGACGAGTTCTTCCCTGTGTCCCACGTGCGCCTCTGGGCGCTGCAGCTCATCCTGGTCACCTGTCCCTCGCTGCTCGTGGTCATGCACGTGGCCTACCGCGAGGAGAGGGAGCGGAAGCACCAAAGAAAGCACGGGCCCAACGCGCCCTCCCTATACAACAACCCGAGCAAGAAGCGAGGCGGCCTGTGGTGGACCTACTTGCTGAGTCTCATCTTCAAGGCCGCCGTGGACTCGGGCTTCCTCTACATTTTCCATCGCCTCTACCAGAACTACGACATGCCACGCGTGGTGGCCTGCTCCGTGGCTCCCTGCCCCCACACCGTGGACTGTTACATCTCCCGACCCACAGAAAAGAAGGTCTTCACGTACTTCATGGTGGCCACGGCAGTCATCTGCATCCTGCTCAACCTCAGCGAGGTCACCTACCTGGTGGGCAAAAGGTGTATGGAAGTTTTCAGTCCCCGGCGGCACCGTAGGAAGGCTTCTCGGAGGCACCATCTACCTGATACGTGCCCGCCCTATGTGATCTCCCACGGAGGTCACCCCCAAGATGAGAACTCGGTTCTCAAGAAGGCCGGGTTGGCCCCAGTGGATGCAGGTGTGTATCCATAA